A window from Citrus sinensis cultivar Valencia sweet orange chromosome 3, DVS_A1.0, whole genome shotgun sequence encodes these proteins:
- the LOC102630046 gene encoding probable adenylate kinase 7, mitochondrial isoform X1, with the protein MTPLSCFRAIAVTAAPLSYRLFQLTTSRFYGSVAAAEPLFDPDNYYSYYQAESDSDQHRDSLRSVTLPDTEGRERRRGVQWAFIGSPRAKKHVYAEMPSKLLEVPRISMSSLVRQDLSLRSSLHKQIANAVNRGEVVSEDIIFGLLSKRLEDGYYRGEIGFILDGLPRSRIQAEILDQLAEIDLVVNFKCADNFIVTNRGGSLKEKLEAYAELSKPLEDYYQKQKKLLEFQVGSAPVETWQGLLTALHLQHINAAYSSQELMKRSHLL; encoded by the exons ATGACGCCACTGAGCTGCTTCCGAGCCATCGCAGTGACGGCTGCGCCTCTATCATATCGGCTTTTCCAGCTCACTACGAGCCGATTCTACGGCTCCGTCGCAGCAGCTGAGCCGCTTTTCGATCCTGATAATTACTACAGTTATTACCAAGCCGAGTCGGACTCGGACCAGCACCGCGACTCGCTCCGCTCCGTTACATTACCTGACACGGAGGGCCgggaaagaagaagaggagtGCAGTGGGCTTTCATTGGAAGCCCACGCGCCAAGAAGCACGTGTACGCTGAAATGCCGTCGAAGCTTCTAGAAGTTCCTCGCATTTCTATGTCCAGTCTCGTCCGCCAGGACCTCAGTCTTCGCTCTTCTCTACACAAACAG ATTGCAAATGCAGTGAATAGAGGGGAAGTTGTTTCGGAGGATATAATATTTGGGCTGTTGTCAAAGAGGTTGGAAGATGGTTATTACAGAGGTGAGATTGGTTTTATTCTGGATGGATTACCTCGTTCCCGGATCCAAGCT GAGATTCTTGACCAACTTGCTGAGATTGATTTGGTTGTAAACTTCAAATGTGCAGACAATTTCATTGTGACAAATCGAG GAGGTTCCTTGAAGGAAAAACTTGAAGCATACGCTGAGCTG AGCAAGCCACTGGAAGATTATTACCAGAAGCAGAAAAAACTTCTTGAGTTTCAAGTTGGCAGTGCACCTGTAGAGACGTGGCAAGGACTTCTGACTGCATTGCATCTACAGCATATAAATGCTGCCTATTCTTCACAAGAACTAATGAAAAGATCCCATTTACTTTAG
- the LOC102630046 gene encoding probable adenylate kinase 7, mitochondrial isoform X2 produces the protein MTPLSCFRAIAVTAAPLSYRLFQLTTSRFYGSVAAAEPLFDPDNYYSYYQAESDSDQHRDSLRSVTLPDTEGRERRRGVQWAFIGSPRAKKHVYAEMPSKLLEVPRISMSSLVRQDLSLRSSLHKQIANAVNRGEVVSEDIIFGLLSKRLEDGYYRDNFIVTNRGGSLKEKLEAYAELSKPLEDYYQKQKKLLEFQVGSAPVETWQGLLTALHLQHINAAYSSQELMKRSHLL, from the exons ATGACGCCACTGAGCTGCTTCCGAGCCATCGCAGTGACGGCTGCGCCTCTATCATATCGGCTTTTCCAGCTCACTACGAGCCGATTCTACGGCTCCGTCGCAGCAGCTGAGCCGCTTTTCGATCCTGATAATTACTACAGTTATTACCAAGCCGAGTCGGACTCGGACCAGCACCGCGACTCGCTCCGCTCCGTTACATTACCTGACACGGAGGGCCgggaaagaagaagaggagtGCAGTGGGCTTTCATTGGAAGCCCACGCGCCAAGAAGCACGTGTACGCTGAAATGCCGTCGAAGCTTCTAGAAGTTCCTCGCATTTCTATGTCCAGTCTCGTCCGCCAGGACCTCAGTCTTCGCTCTTCTCTACACAAACAG ATTGCAAATGCAGTGAATAGAGGGGAAGTTGTTTCGGAGGATATAATATTTGGGCTGTTGTCAAAGAGGTTGGAAGATGGTTATTACAGAG ACAATTTCATTGTGACAAATCGAG GAGGTTCCTTGAAGGAAAAACTTGAAGCATACGCTGAGCTG AGCAAGCCACTGGAAGATTATTACCAGAAGCAGAAAAAACTTCTTGAGTTTCAAGTTGGCAGTGCACCTGTAGAGACGTGGCAAGGACTTCTGACTGCATTGCATCTACAGCATATAAATGCTGCCTATTCTTCACAAGAACTAATGAAAAGATCCCATTTACTTTAG